In Nyctibius grandis isolate bNycGra1 chromosome 8, bNycGra1.pri, whole genome shotgun sequence, a single window of DNA contains:
- the SLC25A24 gene encoding mitochondrial adenyl nucleotide antiporter SLC25A24 codes for MFQLLRGLALPVAACDGSRDGDSRYANLFRKLDLNEDGRVDIAELQTGLRAMGIPLGKEAEEKIFKAGDTNQDGQLDFEEFMRYLKDHEKKMKLAFKSLDKNNDGKIEASEVVQSLKILGISISEKQAEKILQSIDADGTMTVDWNEWRDHFMFNPATDIEEIIRYWKHSTVLDIGDSLTVPDEFTEEEKKTGQWWKQLLAGGVAGAVSRTGTAPLDRLKVMMQVHGSKSNKMNIASGFKQMLKEGGVRSLWRGNGVNVVKIAPETAIKFWAYEQYKKILSKDDGKLGTIERFVSGSLAGATAQTSIYPMEVLKTRLAVGKTGQYSGMFDCAKKILKREGVKAFYKGYVPNILGIIPYAGIDLAVYELLKSTWLEHYASSSANPGVFVLLGCGTVSSTCGQLASYPLALIRTRMQAQASVEGAPQLNMVSLFQRIIATEGIRGLYRGIAPNFMKVLPAVSISYVVYEKMKQNLGIA; via the exons ATGTTCCAGCTCCTGCGAGGTCTCGCGTTGCCGGTGGCCGCCTGCGACGGGAGCAGGGATGGCGACTCCCGGTACGCTAACCTCTTCAGGAAGCTGGACCTCAACGAGGATGGGAGGGTGGATATTGCCGAGCTCCAGACGGGCCTCCGGGCCATGGGCATCCCCCTGGGAAAAGAGGCGGAGGAG aaaatttttaaagctgGAGATACTAACCAGGACGGACAGCTAGATTTTGAAGAATTTATGCGGTATCTTAAAGATCATGAGAAAAAGATGAAGCTGGCATTTAAGAGCCTGGACAAAAACAATGATG GAAAAATTGAAGCATCAGAAGTTGTCCAGTCCCTCAAAATATTGGGtataagcatttcagaaaaacaggcagaaaagatCCTGCAAAG tattgATGCTGATGGGACAATGACAGTAGACTGGAATGAGTGGAGAGATCATTTTATGTTTAACCCAGCTACAGACATTGAGGAAATAATTCGATATTGGAAACATTCCACA GTGTTGGACATAGGAGATAGTTTGACTGTTCCAGATGAGTTCAcggaggaagagaaaaagactgGACAGTGGTGGAAACAGCTGTTGGCTGGAGGAGTGGCTGGTGCTGTGTCTCGAACAGGTACAGCACCGTTAGATCGCCTTAAAGTGATGATGCAG gTTCATGGttcaaaatcaaacaaaatgaaTATAGCCAGTGGTTTTAAGCAAATGTTGAAAGAAGGTGGTGTCCGATCCCTCTGGAGGGGAAATGGTGTAAATGTTGTGAAAATAGCTCCTGAAACAGCTATTAAGTTCTGGGCTTATGAACAG TATAAGAAGATTCTCAGTAAGGATGATGGAAAGTTAGGCACCATTGAAAGATTTGTATCTGGTTCTTTGGCTGgagcaacagcacaaacttCTATTTATCCCATGGAG GTTTTAAAGACCAGATTGGCCGTGGGTAAAACAGGGCAATATTCTGGGATGTTTGACTGTGCTAAGAAGATCTTAAAAAGAGAGGGTGTAAAGGCCTTCTACAAAGGCTATGTTCCTAATATTCTGGGTATCATTCCTTACGCTGGCATTGACCTTGCTGTATATGAG CTCTTAAAGAGTACATGGCTAGAACACTATGCATCAAGCTCTGCTAACCCCGGTGTTTTTGTATTGTTGGGATGTGGTACTGTTTCCAGCACATGTGGGCAGTTAGCCAGTTACCCTCTTGCTCTTATCAGAACACGCATGCAGGCTCAAG CCTCAGTGGAAGGAGCTCCACAGCTAAACATGGTCAGTCTCTTTCAAAGAATTATTGCTACAGAGGGAATCCGAGGACTTTATAGGGGCATAGCCCCAAATTTTATGAAAGTGCTTCCAGCTGTCAGCATCAGCTATGTTGTAtatgaaaaaatgaagcagaatttGGGAATAGcatga